The DNA sequence CTTGATAGGTGTAGACAATATTAAAGGATTTTTCCCTTagtctttcctttttattttgagTGTTTTTAAGTGTTAGTGCTTTCACATCTGTAAAAAATTATAATCTCAGTTAAGAGGGGTGTTTATACTTGGGTGTTGGATTTTACTGTGAGTTAATATCAAGCATTGACCCTATATTAATCATTATAATAATTCTGTTTTAGTGCATGCCGCATCCTTAGGGGCTGTAGCTTAGTAATATCACTATACACTGATGGTATGTAGCTATATCTGGTACCCATGCAGTGTCCCAGATGCACTACTTAGAGTGGTTTAGAGCAGGtcagtaatattttccataaaacCACTTCCTCAAAACAGCACTCCGGCTATAAAGCTATGATAGACTCAGTCCCACAGGTTCCCTCATTAAAATGGATATAAAGCTAATAAATTGTCACTGGGAGCATGGTATTTACTATTTGGTATTTATTTTGCCACATTTTCAGCAAGGGCATTCTAGGCCCCATCCATCTCAGAATGACACATTATTTTGCATAGTACAGTAGGGCTCTGGTAAGAAGGCATAGAAACTTGCGCATTACAGCACCATTCAGAACCCCAAGTAATCATctgaggggacattagaggggcAAATGTGTGGAGAGGTATGCTGTTACTCCAGAAACGCTGAATGTGGGGGCATAGCCAGGTCATATGTAGGAAATCCGCCAGTTCAGCTTGGCAAATGTGGCAGTTACTGTTGTCCCTTCTGCCAAATGTGTGCAGTTTCATCGGTATAGATTGTTGGTCGCCTGTTCCCATTGGTCTTCTTCCAGAGTTCCCAATGTATCCTGCCATTTAAGCCCTAGTGGCCACACTTGGAACTCGGGGAGTTTAGTAAAGTGAATTAGATTGGAGTTGGAGTGGAAGGTTTGGTGAGAGGAGTGGGGGTCAGCCCCTGTTGTATGGAGTGCTGTTGTCCAGGCCCTCTGGGCTGTAGTTATTGCTGCCAAATCGCTAGGTATATCAGCACCCTGTAGGGAGCATTTTGCATGGCTTCCAATGAGCCTAGAAATGAGGCCAGCGTTTGGCACCAACCACCAGTGCATGTACGCTGCTTGTGATGCCAAGTAGTAGGCCCTGAGGTTTGGCAGTGCCAGGCCCCCACTGTGAAGCAGAGTATAGAGCACCTCCTTGGCTATTCTGGGGGTCTTGCTGTTTCAGATAAATGCAGTTATAACAAGTAAATCATTTActaagtttaaaataaatatgactaCATAAcctgtacaggtacgggatctgttatccagaaaaattatggaaagaccacctcacatagactgcattttaaacaattcaacattttaaaacatattccattattccctgtaataacaaaacagtacattgtacttgattccaactaagatataataaagccTTATTGACGGCAAAGCAATCCTAAtaggtatatttaatatttaaattatttttagtagacaaagtatgataatccaaattatggaaaggtcccttaAATTTTGGAtcacaagtcccatacctgtaatgcataAGGAATGTTGTATGGGAAAACCTACTGCtgtaattgtgttaaaaaagataaaaataaacatcTAGAAATCATTACACATGTCTATGGTACTGAGTGCCTTGGCACTGGGAAGGATCTGGAAAAGAAGGATATGGGTTTCTCTTACAACTGATGCACAAATAAAATTGGAAGAATTCAGTTTGTAATAATCCAAGAAAAGTTTCCATGAGCCTTTTGGCTTTTGAATGAGACACAACAGAGAGTTGCTTACTAATATACATTCCCTCAATAAATCATTTTCTGTTTAAGGGGTTCCATTTTCATccatacacaagtttcagttgtGATCCCTAAATTGTTTTAGGTCTATGGCACATAGGGCATATTGACCATGCTGCCATTTGTAGGAAAAGAAGTGGCAGTTAAAACACCCTTGTTCATCTGTCTCCACTGATTGCAGCGGCGTAACTAGAGTTTAGGGGTACGCTCCATGCAGACAAACATGAGGGCCCTCCCTCAGAGGGCTAATGAAGCATACTCTGCCTGGTAGATGCATTCCTCACAACatgtacaaaatagaaaaaaagaaacaaagatctGCTGTGtgtagcaataaatataaataaaattgggCATGCCCATTTGTGGCTACACCACAAGTACTAATGGGCATTTTACAAAAACACCCCTTTTCCATGTTTGGAATAGCAGCATCAGAAGTACAAAGTGCACCAGAAGGCAGACACAGTTGCCCCCATCATTTCAAAACACTGTGGCACCTGCATTTTATGTGAATAAGATCAGTACTGTAAAGGCCAATGAGCActctattaaccccagacatgctagTTTGATCACTGCATAAATTAAACGCTTAAAGCATTACTTTACTCAAGATTCCAATGGGGACTGGGGAGCTGTGAGCAGTGTTGTCTGGTGGGGAGACACCCCCAGGGTGGTTTATACCACTGACTGAATGAGACTAACTTGTGGTGAGAGATGGACTTTTGCTCAAATATGCTAGTGAATGCACTACAcacacgtagggttgccaccttttccagaaaaaaataccggccttcctatatatttatcatttttccctattaataacattgggatcaaccatcatttttatcagccaggccggtaaaataccggccaggtggcaaccctacacacacGGCACTTCTCACTGAGGAGCTTTAGCAGTGGTGACAGGTGGCAGTTGAATTCCAACCTTTTCTGTTGGAGAGCAGTGGTGTGTTATTTGCCTTAGACTCAAACATTTTCCTGTTGACAAAGGTTAGAATAAGGATGTTTTGGATGTACCCATGATTTGAGGCTCTTTATtagttaattaaaatatattaatgaatacattcattttcatgataatCTGAAAACTGCATCCATCACCTTCTGTTTCATCTTTGCTAACCCTTGCCTCCTTGCAAGAAATAGCTGCTGGTGGTACAGAAGTTTTGGGAATGGAATTATTAAAACTTTTTGCAATTTAACAAATTTGTCCACACTTAAAATATTTCAAGGCTTCTCCTTCATTGATACATATGAGGGCTTGGAggtgaaaaattgtattttaagtaATGTAGCATACATTTCTACAGCTGTAACTCTGCATTTCAGGATTTATTTTGCTCCTTAAAGCAATTAATGATTTTAGTAAATGAATACAACAGTGTATTGGAACTTCAATTTATGTGTCATTCTTCAAACTGCTCTATTGTCACCATGACATCCATGGGCTAATCTCCAGGCTCTTTTGTGTTAGACAGAGGCCTAAATACTATGGTTTCAGACACAGAAACATTCATGGCATTTGCCTGCTTCTCTATAGTGAATTGAAAAATGTTATACTCTTCCTCAATATCACTCATTTTCATCACAATCAACCTCTTATTCACTTTCAGTAAAGgtgttgttcacatttgagttactttttagtatgacgtagccgtagagagtgattttctgagacaacttaaaactagttttcattttttattatttgtgttttttgagttatttagcttttgattcagcagctttccagtttgcgaATCCAGCAATCTGTTTTTTCAACAGACCTTCTATTACAACTGttaaaaattagtaaaaaaagaaTTATGTTCAGTCACCGGACagtctgtatgtatgtacattatatttttattacacgtTACTACTTGTGCACACAGTGCTATACATTGAAAGAATACACGAACAGAGCAATACAATAATAGAATAcattaataatactaataatagcaacaatacattaatagaacaaacaagggtaaataataaaataaaaacttttataggtTTGCAGGAATAACAAAACAGAGTGCAATACATTATAATTTATTCTCATTTTGTTTTGTCCTTATgctatattaaacaaatgaaagatGTATATTTATAGACTTAAGAATATCATACATAAATACTGGCCAGCAAAACAGCATTGTGACATCATGTACCTTGTGACCAGCAGAACAccagcattatgacatcacacaatATACAAGCCTTACACTACTTTCAGTGTGCAGTAGTTGTGAAGTTCAGATCATTGATCTTCACGCTGCTGAAAAGACCATTTTTAGCACATCTACTAAACATAACAGTAAGTacccaaatgtatattttatttgtgtcCCTATTCTACATTACACATATAAAAGatgtatatttatagatttaaGAATATCATACATAAATACTGGCCAGCAAAACAGCATTGTGACATCATGTACCTTGTGACCACCAGAACaccagcattatgacatcatagtaTACAAGTCTTACACTGCATTTAGTTACTTTCATTGTGCAGTAAGTGTGAAGTTCAGATCGTTGATCTTCACGCTGCTGAAAATACCATTTTTAGCACATCTACAAAACATAACTGTAAGTacccaaatgtatattttatttgtgtcCCTATTCTATTTTACACATATGAAAGATGTATATTTATAGACTTAAGAATATCATACATAAATACTGGCCTGTTGCCAGCAAAACAGCACTGTGACATCATGTACCATGTGACCAACAGAACACCAGCATTATGAGATCACAGTATACAAGCCTTACACTGCATTTAGTTACTTTCAGTGTGCAGTAGTTGTGAAGTTCAGATCATTGATCTTCACGCTGCTGAAAAGACCATTTTTAGCACATCTACTAAACATAACTGTAAGTacccaaatgtatattttattgtgtCCCTATTCTATTTTACACATATGAAAGatgtatatttatagatttaaGAATATTATACATAAATACTGGCCAGCAAAACAGCATTGTGACATCATGTACCTTGTGACCACCAGAACAccagcattatgacatcacagtatACAAGCCTTACACTGCATTTAGTTACTTTCATTGTGCAGTAAGTGTGAAGTTCAGATAGTTGATCTTCACGCTGCTGAAAAGACCATTTTTATCATATCTACTAAACATAACTGTAAGTacccaaatgtatattttattgtgtCCCTATTCTATTTTACACATATGAAAGATGTATATTtatagacttaaagagatactgacacctgaaattaaacttttttttacatctattatagtattggctttgcaagatacttctaactttgccataaagtatttgcatgatgcttttacattacctgtctgatcccccatgttcctgtatgagggggctgccatatttgtgcagcaggagtccgttagcattagaaactgtaactaacaggctgagatgggacagtcaggttggcaaagtcagagtgtcagagtgtcagagagtcaggtttaggaacttcaactaacaattatatacaaaaacaaacctctcagcaaaaaatgatcaacatgacctttaggtaacatttaggggccgattcactaagctcgagtgaagtattcgaatgaaaaatacttcgaatttcgaagtattttttgggtacttcgaccatcgaatgggctaattcgaccttcgactacgaccttcgacttcgattcgaacgattcaacgaaaaatcgttcgactattcgaccattcgatagtcgaagtactttccctttaaaaaaaacttcgaccccctacttcggcagataaaacctaccgaagtcaatgttagcctatggggaaggtccccataggcttgctaaactttttttgatcgaaggattttccttcgatcgttggattaaaatccttcgaatcgttcgattcgaaggatttaatcgttcgatcgaacgaaaaatccttcgatcgatcgaacgcaggattagcgctaaatcgttcgacttcgatattcgaagtcgaacgatttcaattcgagggtcgaatttcgaagtattttttacttcgaaattcgacccttagtgaatctgccccttaatgtacattcatatgctaaaatttattttttagtgtcagtatcactttaagaatatCATACATAAATACTGGCCTGTTGCCAGCAAAACAGCACTGTGACATCATGTACCATGTGACCAACAGAACACCAGCACTATGACATCACAATATACAAGCCTTACATCTGCATTTGCACTTTCATTGTGCAGTAAGTGTGAAGTTCAGATAGTTGATCTTCACGCtgctgaaaatacaatttttagcaCATCTACTAAACATAACAGTAAGTACCCAAATGTATATGGAAATATTACATACAGTAGTATCTCGATTACAACTTTTCAATGGAACatgttaaatgtaatttaaaatgggAAAAGAATAATTTCAGGGAAAAGTTAAATGGGTTTGGGGCATAGATTCCAAATCAACTTGACAGTAGAGTAAAAGGCATAAAAGAAGAAACAATAACGAATCAGCATACTTGCATAAAGATAAAAATTAGAGTTCAGAACTAGAAAAAGGAAACTGCatggcatatatatatttctgagcACACACAGCATTTATGTTAATTGTGTTTCTAAGATACTGAacagaattaaaaaatacaaatgtttagtctaaaatctaaattattattttacttgCCTCATTATTATTTCTAAGCCCCACCATTGTGATTTGATTTTTCAGAATGTTTCACTTTAAACTTTCTTTTCTTCATTCTTTCCACAGAAAACACAATCATATGATGTCAAACCTACATATTGTTTTACGGATTATCCTTTTAGGACTTTACCATCTGTGCTACTATGCTACATCAGGTAAGTAgggaaaaaataactcaaaatataaaatgtggctcaccttcaagttaacctttagtatgttatagatggccaattcttagcaagtggtgtttatgttttatagttttttttttatttgccttcttcttcagactctttccagctcttaaATGGGGATCAATGACCCCTGCAGCCCAAAAACTactgctctgcaaagctacaattttattatcgTTCATTTTATAAATAACGTTTTTATTCATGCCCTTTCCAATTCATcttcagcctctcattcaaatccctgcctggttgctagagtgatttagaccctagcaatcaaacaaaaagcaaaataacaaaaaaaaacacaaataaaaaaaatgaaggccagtggCAAATTGCCTTACAATATCATATCattagtttgaaggtgaacaatccttttaaagcaATACATCTTAGTTACTGTCAACTAAAGTAAATTACTATTTAATGGTTTATTAAAGACTAAAGTACTTTACTTTATTAATCACCAGTAAAAAtagtaaatatttgtatattaactCATTTTCAGTAAATAAAGTGTGGATTTGATTTGttagtttgttataaataaagttaGAGTATTTTCATAGAGTATAAAAGGGCTGCTACACAATTACGCTACTTTAAAAAAGTAGGCAATGCCCCCAGCTCACCGTAAGTATTTAGGAAGGCTGCAGAGTCCTCAAGTGTTTCCCAGAACTTCCAGCATATTTCCCAATAATATTGATGTCAGCCCCTActacaaaaaagttaaaataatagtCTTTATTGGTTTACTTAAAAATAGGCAGAAGgatcaaacacttaggggcacatttacatagggtcgaatattgagggttaattaaccctcgatatttgactgtcgaagttaaatccttcgacttcgaagatcaaacgatttttcttctaccaaaaaaagcttagaaagcctatggggactttccccataggctaacattgttcggtaggttttaggcggcgaagtagggggtcgaagttttttttaaagagacagtactttgactatcaaatggtcgaatagttgaacgatttctagttcgaatcgttcgattcgtagtcgaaggttgaagtagccaatttgatggtcgaagtagccaaaaaaaacattcgaaattcaaagttttttttattctattccttcactcgagctaagtaaatgtgccccctaatgtgttCTGGGCTCTGGCACCTTTTATCATGTTCGACTTTAAAAgatgattacatttttggatacacCTGCAGTCTATCTTTTCCTATAAGTATGGTTTGCCAGCCCACAGAAACTGTAATGCCACCCCTTTCTTTGAAATTTTCTTCTCTGCTGAGTTTTATCTTTCTATTATCACCAGGAATTTGACTAGTAAAATGAGCCCTGCAGCATGTGAATTACAGTAGCGTTGacttataaaaaatacattacaggATCACTAACACCATGTTTTTCTGTAGCAGTAGCACAGGAAGAAGAGGCACAAAGTTATTATGATGACGATTCTCGGCAAGCCATAAATGCACAGGATTATAATGAGGCAAACCAAATCTCTTGGTCGGGAGAATCCCAATTCTCTAGGAGTCTAGACATAAGAGAAGGCATATATATTATTTCAATAATTATCCTGATTATCCTTTCAACAATAGGAGGTGTTGGATGGTAAGCTATATAATCTAGAAATTAGTTGTGGGGACTACAGCTCCAGATCATATCTTTCAGTGCAATTCTATTACTATTTTTGGTTGGTTTGGGGGGGTCAAAGGGACAGAACAACCCGATTATTCAGCATGAAGTAACTAAATAGAGCTactgctgaacatacttttgcctattgttttaattcagaaatatctttggtttttgttatttcttccaCTAAATAGGGCAAAGACAATAAGTTAAAAATCACTTTCTAATTGGCGGCTTTTACTGGGTCACTGTTGAATAGGAGAAGAATAGATTAGGAGTACACAGATAAATCCATTACATTTTGAACACATGTTGAGCAAAGTTGTATTTAGTTGTATATTGACCCTGAAAATTATGGGAGCTGGGGCTATACATTCTTGCCTTTAAGGGGTTAAAAGTACTGCTAGAAAGGATTTTGAgagttgaaaataaaaactcacttCCTTTGTTTGTTTAGGCTTCTGTATTTACACCTCATGTTACGCCAACAACcttttttcataatgaaaacaaatgaattacAAGGACAGGATTTAGAGCAGGAATCAATGCAGGAATCAAAGCAGGAATCAAAGCTGCCTACAACAAGAAGGTATGGGAGGCTTCTATGCTTCAATggctttttttatagtttttttttaataaagctgaTCCCGTTCTATATATACCGTAATCTAAGTAGCTTCATATAGGGTGAACGAATCTGTCTTTCAGTATAAATAAACACTACTACTGCATTACGAAATCTAAGTTTGAAATGATAGACAGCAACAACTACATTCTGTAGCATTTGCCAGTCCATTCATCACAGACatataacaaatacatattttatcaACTTTTCACTCACTTTCTGTTTGAACAGCATTCCTAAAGTGCATTTTGAGGATGAAACAAAACCTGAGTCGGAAAAGGGCTTATCTGAGGAAGAAGAAATAGAAGAAGAaatggaagaagaagaaaaaccaAAGCAAGCAGCACCATTGAAAGCACCCATTGCTGCTAAATATTCACAGTGAGTATGCTAAGCTTTGTCTACATAtcctatacaaaaaaaattgaaatcagtAAAAATTGCATACAGACACCTATACTTTTTATAAGAAGTGACAATATTCATATTCGGCAATCTAAAGAAATCAATATTTGTAATTTACTTCTTATATTGGGGGagtctataaatgtttttttttaggacCAAGAAGAGAAAGAGTTAGATTTGGGAATAATGAGGAGAGTGTGTACTTGAAGATGGGGCATTTGATAGAGTATTAGGGTAAGGGTAGTATTAAGAACAGTGGAGTTCTTACATAAGTGAGAAATAAAGGCAGATTATGATTTGCTTCACAAGCTGTAGAATCAGAAAAAGAAGATTGTCAAATAAtattgatattaatattttaagtGATCATGGTCAGTAACATAGTTATTCTGGGTGGGTACTACAGATGGGTGTCAGCCTGGTGCTACACCATGACCAGTGTACACCAGTGTACGGTGTGTACGCCCCTGATCAtggtgtattatttttttatattttcaaaaaacaattatgtatataatattaaaaaaggagCAGCAGCTGTGAAATACAGATAGCTGCTATGCAACCTACAtcattttatatagatatatctttGCTGTCTTACACCTTTATGACAATAAATCTTTTATTGTGCAGGATACAGTTTTATAAATGGAAAGAAAGGACCCATTTGCAGAAGAAACATGTAGTTCCAGGCAAAGATTATATGCAACCCCTTACCAGAATCACTCCTTGCCTCACAATTTCTGAATATAATGGGTGAGTTTGCTTATTCTTCGTTGTTTGTTTGCATTTCTACAAACGTTATCCTATACAGGATTCGTTGGTGTTAAGAATGATTCATGTATTTATTATGCTTGTTTATGGGGAATAAAAAGGGAAACTAAGAACTCAATCATGATTTGGGATAACCTGGCCCAGTGTTAGGACTGGATCTGGAAACAGATTAATAAGAATTTTATTTAAATCAGCTTTAAGTAGGTCTCAATTGCTATTGAAATTCAAAACTTAGGATAACACATATAATTATAACGATACATTATCAAAGGCTAtttgatactaagctctatagttagtataggtatgggtatatagaatttaattaaaagtagggaggggtgtgtgtatggatgctgggttttcatttggaggggttgaacttgatggactttgtcttttttcaacccaatttaactatgtaactattatttaGAAATGCTAGTCTGGTGGTAGGAGTGAAAGACAAATGCAGGgtatttacttttccttttcatTGTGCAGGACAACATTTTATAAATGGAAAGAGAAGACCTATTCTGGGAAGGAACAAGCTTTACCAGGCAAAGCTGTATTGATGCCACCAAGTCCGACACTTTCTACTGCCGAACATGAGGCGTGAGTTTCACACATAAGATTCTGAACTGCAGAACGATGGGAATGTTCAGTGTTAGCAATATGGAGGGCATTAACATATATCCAAGTTTTAATGCTTGGAACGATACAGGAAACATGTTGGGGGATAACTTGGACTTACTGGTTAGGGTGGAGCTAAAAATATAAAGATGAAGATTAAAATGggataaataagtttaaaaatgtaagtaaGGTTCATGTACTGTTTAAAGGCATAATTAGGTATAGGCATCTGCATCTGGTAAAAAAGATTGGTGAATTAGTAAATTAAGCTTGCTGGTTGAGCAGTGTAAAAGACTGACTTAATAAAGACAACATTCACTACAGTACTGAACTGAGACGAAGCCTTCTACATATTTGCATCCATATCAGATACTTATTCTAGGACTTTTAGCTGTTTCACACAGTCCACAAGTGTATTTATAGTTCCTTTCTTTGTGCAGGATAAACGTTCATCAATCACAAGAGAAGGCACATTCTGAGAAGAAAGAAGTAGTTCCAGCCAAAGCCAAAGTGAAACACACTAAGAAAGTTCCTAAGTAGTCACCTATGGCGATTACTTCATGAATTTTGCTTTTGATTCTGAAAGACAAGACAGAGCATGTGCATGGCCAATTCTGGACGGGAGCCATGCGGGTTGGTGGAGGGAGCTCTGGTTAGTGCTGAGCAAAAGCTGAGCACTAAAGCCAAGAAATAAAATCTGTTAAAATTACTGTGAGTGGCTGTATAgtgttttctatatatttgtttgggttgttttctttgTATACTAATGAATGCTAACTATGTTTGTACataaaatctgacaaaataaattTCCAAAATACTACTTTCATGTGTAAGGTCTCATTATTTTTCGAGGAGGAGGAGGGATGCTGGTTTTAGGTGAGGACAAGTGGAAGGGTCTCTTAGATATCACAAAGGGTAGGGAGAGCATTTTAAGTTACCaatgaataatgtaaataatttatttaaatgaataaagaatGTATTCCTGCTGTGTGCTTTAACCAGTATTCCTTTTGAAtgacaatatatagtgaatagaaAAACCTAAAATAGTAgaaactgactgctgtgtgtttttGAGGGTTACCTGGCTGACTCAGGGAAACTGCTttcaatctcagcctggcaattacagaccagtaagtttgacatccatgATTGGCAAGTTATTTGAGGGCATAttaaaggatcacattcaaaattatgttctggagaatggcattatgaacaGCAATCAGCACAGCATTCTGAAGGTTAGGGTTGCAGtaacattttttagtagatttatttagattttgccaaaatatttgatctacaaacgactgctttataaACAAAGATCTGTTGGTAATATTGTTtgaacatggataggaaactggctacatgatCATGTACAGAGGATggatgttaatggtacattctctacttggaaagATTTTCATAGCATGGTCCCAAAGGGTTATGTTAATACTGCAGAGAAAGATGCCAGGTTCCAAGTTTGTAGTTAGACTACATTTATTAAAGAAGTTGTTAGTCTCTTTAAGACACGTAGTAACTTTGGCAACTAATTTCTGCCGGTGATAAATCACATATTTAGAAAGGATTCCAATATCGAACCAATGGCAGACACTATAGGCCTCCTTGGGGTTGGGGTGTCTTCTATATTTTAAGCAAGATATATAGTATAGGGGTCTGAGTAAAATCTGTGATTATCAATTCTTTAGTAGTTTTATCTATAATGCCAGATGAACATGCGCTGTATCTATCTTTTTTTCTCCAATATAGCAGTAGTGTCTGAATCAGTGGGGGCACAGCAGACTGGAAATTTTAGCTGGCAAATTACTTCTGCATTGTACTTAACCTGATTCATAATAACCACTGCTCCACCCTTGTGAAccattttaattacaattttgttatgtttttttaaagaagacaATGCCATATTTGCATTGCCAGAAAGGTTTTGGCTGCGAGTATATGCCAGGCATTTTTACTTCATCTGTAACCACCTGCCTAAAGGTGTCCAGGGCG is a window from the Xenopus laevis strain J_2021 chromosome 6L, Xenopus_laevis_v10.1, whole genome shotgun sequence genome containing:
- the LOC121394710 gene encoding uncharacterized protein LOC121394710, with amino-acid sequence MMSNLHIVLRIILLGLYHLCYYATSAVAQEEEAQSYYDDDSRQAINAQDYNEANQISWSGESQFSRSLDIREGIYIISIIILIILSTIGGVGWLLYLHLMLRQQPFFIMKTNELQGQDLEQESMQESKQESKLPTTRSIPKVHFEDETKPESEKGLSEEEEIEEEMEEEEKPKQAAPLKAPIAAKYSQIQFYKWKERTHLQKKHVVPGKDYMQPLTRITPCLTISEYNGTTFYKWKEKTYSGKEQALPGKAVLMPPSPTLSTAEHEAINVHQSQEKAHSEKKEVVPAKAKVKHTKKVPK